A genomic region of Eucalyptus grandis isolate ANBG69807.140 chromosome 5, ASM1654582v1, whole genome shotgun sequence contains the following coding sequences:
- the LOC108959334 gene encoding acidic endochitinase-like, whose protein sequence is MDSKSSISLSFLLSIILALVVSINSGRISIYWGQNGNEGTLADACASGNYKFVNLAFLCVFGNGQAPVLNLAGHCDPSNGGCTSLSSEIKSCQARGVKVILSIGGGAGSYYLASAEDAKQVATYLWNNFLGGHSSSRPLGDAVLDGIDFDIEGGTSQHYDDLARYLSSYSKKGKKVYLTAAPQCPYPDAWVGGALQTGLFDYVWVQFYNNPPCEYSSGDMGSLEDAWKQWTSIQADKIFLGLPAAPDADNNGFIPASDLTSKVLPAIKRSAKYGGVMLWSKYYDDQTGYSSSIKHSV, encoded by the coding sequence ATGGATTCCAAATCCTCCATCTCACTATCATTTCTCCTTTCAATCATTTTGGCCCTTGTGGTCAGCATCAACAGTGGAAGAATTTCTATCTATTGGGGTCAGAATGGCAACGAAGGCACTTTAGCCGACGCTTGTGCCTCCGGAAACTACAAGTTTGTGAACCTAGCTTTCTTATGTGTCTTTGGCAATGGCCAAGCTCCTGTGCTCAACCTTGCCGGCCACTGTGATCCTTCCAATGGAGGATGCACCAGCTTGAGCTCGGAGATCAAGTCTTGCCAAGCTAGGGGAGTCAAGGTGATACTCTCAATCGGGGGAGGCGCGGGAAGTTACTATCTCGCTTCTGCCGAGGATGCTAAACAGGTCGCGACTTATCTGTGGAACAACTTTTTGGGCGGCCACTCCTCGTCTAGGCCACTTGGAGATGCGGTGCTCGACGGCATCGATTTCGACATTGAAGGAGGCACGAGTCAACACTACGATGATTTGGCTAGGTACTTGTCTTCATATAGCAAGAAGGGGAAGAAGGTGTACTTGACTGCAGCCCCTCAGTGTCCTTATCCGGATGCTTGGGTTGGAGGTGCCCTTCAAACAGGCTTATTCGACTACGTATGGGTCCAATTTTACAACAATCCGCCATGCGAATATAGTTCTGGGGATATGGGTAGTTTGGAAGATGCATGGAAGCAGTGGACTTCGATCCAGGCCGACAAAATCTTCTTGGGATTGCCCGCAGCTCCGGATGCAGATAACAATGGATTTATTCCCGCATCAGATCTTACTTCCAAAGTACTGCCCGCCATCAAAAGATCTGCTAAGTATGGAGGCGTGATGCTGTGGTCCAAATATTATGATGATCAAACTGGATATAGCTCTTCCATCAAGCACTCCGTCTGA
- the LOC104443394 gene encoding uncharacterized protein LOC104443394, with translation MAVQILSPEVPTLRAVRRKEFAANEFPSLSPNSRNLKVVPRLGRNEGLGSRARIRARTKDAELRISLECNQNVRLYGQFPAPVKKSEEEEEEEQDYYLNMGYAIRTLREGFPELFYRELNFDIYRDDIVFKDPLNTFMGIENYKSIFWGLRFHGRIFFRALWVDIISVWQPVENVLMVRWTVHGIPRVPWESRGRFDGTSQYKFDKKGKIFEHRVDNIATNTPHKFKVLTVGELIQSLGCPSTPKPTYFESSSSSSSRRN, from the exons ATGGCCGTTCAAATCCTCTCGCCGGAAGTCCCCACGCTCCGCGCCGTTCGGCGCAAGGAATTTGCCGCCAACGAATTCCCTTCCCTGAGCCCTAATTCGAGAAATCTCAAGGTCGTCCCGCGGCTCGGGAGGAACGAGGGTTTGGGGTCTAGGGCGAGAATCCGAGCGCGGACGAAGGACGCCGAGTTGAGGATTTCTTTGGAGTGCAATCAGAATGTGAGACTGTACGGACAATTCCCTGCTCCGGTGAAGaagagcgaggaggaggaggaggaggagcaggattATTACTTGAATATGGGCTATGCGATTCGCACTTTGCGCGAGGGCTTTCCGGAGCTGTTTTACCGGGAGCTCAATTTCGATATCTACAG GGATGACATAGTCTTCAAAGATCCGCTCAACACTTTCATGGGAATTGAGAACTACAAATCTATCTTCTGGGGATTACGATTTCATGGAAGAATATTCTTCAGAGCTTTGTGGGTTGACATCATTAGCGTGTGGCAGCCGGTCGAAAACGTCTTGATGGTTCGGTGGACTGTTCATGGAATTCCTCGAGTCCCATGGGAGAGTCGTGGTCGATTCGACGGCACTTCTCAATACAAATTTGATAAGAAGGGGAAGATTTTTGAGCACCGTGTCGATAACATCGCTACCAATACACCCCATAAGTTCAAAGTGCTAACTGTGGGTGAGCTGATCCAGTCTCTGGGCTGCCCCTCGACACCAAAGCCAACATATTTTGagagttcatcctcttcatcttcgaGAAGGAACTAG